GATGGTGAGAAATGCCtctatattatattatgttaaTACTTGTCTTAACAAACCTCATGTTTTCAAAATCGTAACAGACaaaggagaaaaaagaagaaggaatttaatgtaaaatgtattatttatgtaatttgaaaagtgattttgaagcatttctattggtctctTCACTatgacatttttataaaatataaactgaaaCCTGTATTTAAAccacaaactaaaacaaaagcCCTGACAAACAGCAATGACTAATTTTTTTATCTCTGTCTTtgctgtttttcatttgttcCCCACATATTATACAATGACATTTTTTGGGACATATTTTCACTTTCACTGATACAGCACATAAACAGCTTGATAATTAGCTGCAGGGAAACACTCTGGATACACCAAACTGCCAACACACTCATTTTTCTGTTGTGTGGTTTTCAAATGTAATttggtttttaaaaacatgtatttgttGGTTTTTGCAATGTTATATTTAACAGAAGAGCAGAAAAAGCTACATTTTTGGTTAATTATATTTTCTTCCCTGTCCTCCTGGTTTTCTATCTGCTCATGCTTTCAAATTTCACGCATTCAGTGTTAAAGATCTCGTAGATTAACATTAAAGACAGTCCTGTTGAATCTTGTCTTCTCATTGGTTAGACATTTCTATTGCATAATTAgatcatattttcattttataaaccAGATGTCATCAAATCCTTATCTTTGTTCCAGTTCAGGATTTTACAGTGGACAGGTGGTCTAACTTTACCAGTCCAGTCTTACCAGCCAGTCActttaaaatcctggcctggaacctggaccTCTAGGTAACCAAAGTACTGACCTTCTCCCAGCAAATACATTATCTTCAGAAAGCTCAGGCTGACCCTAGTGTAAATTAAGATATTGTTTTAAAGCTAAAATTTCTGTTGGAAAATAGGAACAGTTAACTCTCCAAAGGGCTAGGGACACTTAAAACTGCTGATGGAGATATAACTTAAGCAAGTAATATGTCATTCAGTTTTATCAATGACTCTTTGATAAAGTAAAAAATTAAGATCATAAAATTAAAGTAGAATTAATAATAAGAGTCCATGtaccatatttaaaatatcacaaaaagGCATTATTCTTAATGATTATGTAACATTATTTGCAGTGTAGGAAATACTCATACTCAAAATCTCATACTGAGATCATCCAGTCAGTCATAGTGAACGCAATGTTTATTATTCATGAAAATATTATATTCCAAAAGAATCTAGACTTTCATTATATATCAGTATAAAAAGATGGTCTCAAGACTCTTGCTTGCCTTCCCAAGTTAAAATAGTAATACAGAAATAATATAGGACTAATAAAAATGCACAAGCTAAGGCACTACTGAATTACACTTCAGAATTATCCTGTTTTCATAATGTTTTTACAGATATGTAAAAagttatatttttctttaagaTTAGTCTGCTTCAAACTCCTAATATTAATCACCCTACAAACAGGGAACAGAAATCTCAAGCAGACAACTTCAGCTTTTCTGCAGAAGAAGCTCAAAGGGCCTGTGTTATTTTTAGATATATGGTAAGCAAAGTTTCCATAAGAAGCATTAAGACTGTTCTGTTCAGTTAATTACCGAGCTTCCTGGTCTAAATACTTGGATGCCTACATTCTCATACATTATTAATGTTGCATATGAAAACACAGAATGCAGATGCACATATATAGATCTATTGGGAAAGTAATTGAAACGGCTATAAATGTGTGGACAATAAAAATCATTGGTTcctaaaaaaaaagcatatataAAATGGAATAGGTTTCTCTGCAACTAATCATCACCACTCTAAAATTATGTGGAATGTTTCAAAACCCGTGACAAAAACCCCTTTAACAAGGCAAAGAAAGCTTCCCCTAGTTTTAATTATTTGCTTGCTGACACAAAGTATGGTTACAAAAATACTAATAATGTAAtagtgtaatgtaatattaCACTTGTGTAATTTAATAATTTGGCTAGAATATAAAGGAAATGTAGAATTGGAATGGGTAACTTCGGGACATGCTGTAACAGAAAATATTCATAATTTGTCATTTGTTATTAGCTCTGTCGTAAGTTATCTGATTGCGGTCTAATAATTGTGTTTTCAAAGTGAAAAATGCCAAACTTTTAGAGTGTACAGATTTGTATATTCTAATTCTGTTGCAATTTGTGCTTTATCCTAACTGAGCAGTCATCATTAAGTCAAGTCCATCAGCAAATGAAGGTGTGATTCAGACAGAAGTGGAGaagactgtgactctgagctgTGTGGTTGAGGGTTCTCCTGAGAAGGAGGAACTGCAGTGGTACCGTAATGACAGATTAGTGAGTCTGAAAGAAGAAAACAGTCTGCAACAGAGTCATCTGTGTGTGGAGCAAATCAGCACGAATGATAACGGAGCTGTCTTTACCTGCCAACTAAAGACCAATTCTACAACTAAAGCCTCCATCCTGCTGGAAGTCTACTGTAAGTTCAGACTAAACCATGATATCAGTAAAATCTGGCGAGAGCTGAGAATTTCTGGAAGAGCAttatattcaatatattcattatattcAATTTTTGAGTGTACATTATCTAATTATGACTTTTCTTATCTAGCTAAACCTCCTAATTCCAGTTCAAAGTCTAACACACTTACAAATAAAGATTTCTTATATGGTTCTTGACTTGGAAATATAGTTCTAGAGAAATCCCTATAGGAGGCTCCAGTTGATGAAGCCATCTAATGTTGGCCTTATCAACCACCTGAGGCCAGGAACAGCCTAGCTGGGAGACAGCCTAACTGGGATGGTGGGCTGGCCCCTCCTCTCCCCCAGTCTCTCTACTCACACTGCTAGTTAGTGTGAGTATGTCAACTGATGTGACTGATGTTAACAGTTTACATTCTTCTTTAGTGTGTTAAACTCTTAAAAGGCATTGCAGTAGCAGCGGTTCAAAAAGAATTTGTGGTTTGGCGTCACGTGTCTTGGAGGGAGCACATGTTGACTCCCACCCTTCTGAAGCTGGTGGATAGAATTGGAGACCACTAATATTTAGGGAAGAAAACTCTGGATATttggatataaacaaaatataataattcatCCAGAATGTCATTGTTCTTCACCATGGTCTAAATAATCAAAGAGAGCATACTTGGCCTTGCAGTGACTTGGAGAATAGGATCAGAAACATTATAATAAGCAGGGTTCATTCTGAGGGGGCTTGAGTGGTCCTGGTCTCTTCATAAGACCAAATGGAGTAAGGTAAAAGTTGGTTTTTCATCCATAACACCCCCATGGCCAACTATAGCACACGAATAAGTAAACTGGTTTCTTTCATAGCCCAGCATTTTTCAATCGccatttcttttaaatttacACCATTACAGTTATTGTTGTACATGTAAATTCTAAGAAAAGTACCATACTCAAACAaaactgtaatatttatttattattggatttattttaattctgaatAATTCTTGTGTGCATTATCTTTCAGATGCCCCAGATCTAAATGGCAGTGAGGAGGTGAGGGTTGCAGAAGGAAGTGATATTGCTCTTTCCTGTGATGTCCGAGCTTATCCTCCAGTCAGTGTGGTCTGGAAGAAGGAAGATGCTCTGCTAGATCTCTCATCCAATAGCTACCACACCAGCAATAATGGAATTACTGCTCAGCTTTCCATctcaaacattaaacattatgTACATGAAGGCCTGTACACCTGCGAGACCTCCTCTTCTGTCTATGGAAAGAACAGCAAAACCTTCTCGATCATTGTGGAAGGTTTGTCTCCTTCACAACATGTCAAACCTGTAAACCTCATTTGGAGTTAATTCACAGTCTCTCGCCAGACTCTCTAAGATTTATAATAATCAAGGAATCATGGCAGTTATTAACCCTTTGTCCTCAGCTGATTTTAAAATGATGCTTAACCAATGCCACAACCATTGCCATATCCAACACTGGGTTTTTAATCTAGTTTCTTTCATCAGGAACATCTCTGAGGGTACTTTTACATATCTGAAGCCGAAAGCTTTTCTTTGATGATTATAAATCAAACTGACACAATATATCTACATAAAAACCTATTACTTAATATAttgttatgtatttaattattatttaatggaAGAAGAAATTGAGCAGGATAATACTTGTCAGTCAAGTGTATTTCACAAGAAAAGTACCATATGCACTAGCAACTGAAAATGTTTAAACTATCTGTGAATTTTAGTGGGATGTGAGAAATTAACTTTCACATTTAGCCATTTTCTCTAACCCCTTCTGACTACAGATGATTGAGGCTgtttattaaatgaaaaaaaaaaattttgaattTCAATAACATTTCTCTGTTTCCTGAGGCTGTGCTAAAGTTAAACTAGGTTATTTTGTACTATCACCTGGATATAGCAGGTCCAAAACCAGGTGATTCCTCAGCCATCCAAGGTCGGTCCTTCTCCCAATGACTGCCAGCAGTTTGCAATATGATGAATTTTGGTAGTTTATGTTTACCTCCATTGCTCTAACAGATTCTGTGGCATTGCATCAGTGGCAGTTCAAAAAGAGGCAGTGTCTTGGAGGAAGCATATATTCACCTCAACCGTCCCGAGGCTGATGCCACTGTGTACAGTTGGGGTAGATTCACTGAAAGAGTGGAACTGGAGATGACTAGTAATTTGGGAGAGATTTTGGCAAAAACTAggataaacagaaacaaacaaagttAAACTAGGTTAAATATCTGTCTGTGTATTGGGATGTAATCACAGTATAAATTCTACACTTTCTCCTACAAACAGATAAAGTAATGAAATTTCCTCTGGGACCCATGATTGCTGGCCTGGTGGTAGTGTTCCTAACAATCCTGCTGGCTCTAGTTTCCAGAAGGAAGAAAATAATGAAGGTAACAAATTACAACCATTTGAGATAACATCACAATATTTGAAGATATTTTCATAAAGGTTATGACAATATACATACctttgaaaaactgtaaaaaaaattacctACTACAAAATTACTATACAAACATGAGGTAGTAATTATGGTATCTATGGTATTTGCTGAAGTACATGTACTAAAGCACCATTTGTTCTTATTATATCTACTCAAGTATTGCTGAGTAAAGGAATTCCTTTTTATTCAATCGAATAAGCCTGGATGTATACAAAGGTTCCATGGCCGTTGCTCACTACTTTTTCTGATATTTTGGTACTTTCTGATTACTCTCTATAGTTGGTCTCTATCTGATGTTTTATGATGCATGCAGTTGTTCGGTGTCCTTGAAATGCTGAGGATACCAgtgaaattttttaaaaagtctgtTGTCATATATTATATAGTCCTTAATTTAAAACATCCAATGTGAAGTTTTCAATAGCTGCGACTTTCAAAATACTTAATGGCCTTTTTCTAAATgggatttgtttttcttttatgttttatagTGCTTTAAAAGAACAGTCCTCCATTAATGAACCATCACTTCGGGAATTCAAACTGCAGTCTTTGAACGTCACAGAATACTACAGAAGCTCTACTGGAATAGAAGTAACCGTTACTGTATAACAACACTCCATAACAAATGGGACATTCTCTAAATAACACTTCTCAACTCTTGTGTGACTAATTCAACAGTACAAACTCTACCATGGCTGTGTAAAATGAGTCCTGTTTATTTCTGCCTTAAGGAAATCATGAGGAAGGAAAGCCATAAAAGTCATAACTTTTATCTTCTAAACCTTGAGCACATAAAAATTGCTCCATGAAGCTCATTAAAAAAGGTGTTA
This genomic interval from Hoplias malabaricus isolate fHopMal1 chromosome 15, fHopMal1.hap1, whole genome shotgun sequence contains the following:
- the tmigd1 gene encoding transmembrane and immunoglobulin domain-containing protein 1 is translated as MKLSLKNQPFLLLLPCIYCTDVIIKSSPSANEGVIQTEVEKTVTLSCVVEGSPEKEELQWYRNDRLVSLKEENSLQQSHLCVEQISTNDNGAVFTCQLKTNSTTKASILLEVYYAPDLNGSEEVRVAEGSDIALSCDVRAYPPVSVVWKKEDALLDLSSNSYHTSNNGITAQLSISNIKHYVHEGLYTCETSSSVYGKNSKTFSIIVEDKVMKFPLGPMIAGLVVVFLTILLALVSRRKKIMKCFKRTVLH